The Actinomyces sp. oral taxon 414 genome has a segment encoding these proteins:
- a CDS encoding excalibur calcium-binding domain-containing protein, which produces MSRPACVRPVPSQSAPLRPRRRMLSAGGCLVALVLVLTPVLAGCDGAAAQGSTPTGAATTQALVTVPDVVGMKGDVATEALEKAGLTQTPSYTDVDGKESVWKPSNWSVTAQDPVAGTQVPADQAITLTVNHDSAKAAASARASASAAAQASASASAAAAAEEQARQEAARAAEEQAQQQAQQEAQTEQSQTQEQSDGSSGTYYADCADAWAAGAAPLHQGEPGYRSGLDRDNDGIACEWKPARTESDQTQVQEQSDGSSGTYYKNCAEARAAGAAPIYRGEPGYRSGLDRDNDGIACERK; this is translated from the coding sequence ATGTCTCGCCCTGCCTGCGTCCGCCCCGTTCCGTCGCAGTCCGCCCCGTTGCGTCCGCGCCGCAGGATGCTGTCCGCCGGCGGATGCCTCGTCGCCCTGGTCCTCGTCCTGACCCCGGTGCTCGCCGGGTGCGACGGGGCCGCCGCGCAGGGCAGCACGCCCACGGGGGCCGCCACGACCCAGGCCCTCGTCACGGTTCCCGACGTCGTCGGCATGAAGGGCGACGTCGCGACCGAGGCCCTCGAGAAGGCCGGGCTCACCCAGACGCCGAGTTACACGGATGTCGACGGCAAGGAGTCCGTGTGGAAGCCGAGCAACTGGTCCGTGACCGCCCAGGATCCAGTGGCCGGCACGCAGGTCCCGGCGGATCAGGCGATCACCCTGACCGTCAACCACGACTCCGCCAAGGCGGCCGCCTCGGCCAGGGCGTCGGCGTCCGCGGCGGCCCAGGCATCGGCGTCGGCGTCCGCGGCGGCGGCCGCGGAGGAGCAGGCTCGGCAGGAGGCGGCCCGTGCCGCGGAGGAGCAGGCCCAGCAGCAGGCGCAGCAGGAGGCCCAGACCGAGCAGAGCCAGACTCAGGAACAGTCGGACGGGTCGAGCGGAACGTACTACGCGGACTGCGCGGATGCATGGGCCGCGGGGGCGGCTCCGCTGCATCAGGGTGAGCCCGGCTACCGCTCCGGGCTGGACCGCGACAACGACGGGATCGCCTGCGAGTGGAAGCCGGCCCGAACTGAATCCGACCAGACTCAGGTTCAGGAGCAGTCGGACGGGTCGAGTGGAACGTACTACAAGAACTGCGCGGAGGCGCGGGCCGCGGGGGCGGCCCCGATCTACCGGGGCGAGCCCGGCTACCGCTCCGGGCTGGACCGCGACAACGACGGGATCGCCTGCGAGCGGAAGTGA
- the rph gene encoding ribonuclease PH has protein sequence MTGTRTRKDGRAADELRPVTITRHWQEHGEGSVLIEFGRTRVLCVASFTEGVPRWRKGGGEGWVTAEYAMLPRAGSERSSRESVRGRVGGRTHEISRLIGRSLRGIIDVAALGENTITLDCDVLQADGGTRTAAITGAYIALADAVAWATAQSLIKPRAGSPVLSDSLSAISVGIVDGAPRLDLPYEEDVRAHTDMNVVQTGAGKFIEVQGTAEHAPFNRDELCALLDLAAKGNAELAELQARALAGPTGEAFTVRSGERG, from the coding sequence GTGACTGGAACCAGGACCCGCAAGGACGGGCGTGCGGCCGACGAGCTGCGCCCCGTCACCATCACCCGCCACTGGCAGGAGCACGGCGAGGGCAGCGTCCTCATCGAGTTCGGGCGCACCCGCGTCCTGTGCGTGGCCTCCTTCACCGAGGGCGTGCCGCGCTGGCGCAAGGGCGGCGGCGAGGGCTGGGTGACCGCCGAGTACGCCATGCTCCCCCGCGCCGGCTCCGAGCGCTCCAGCCGAGAGTCCGTGCGCGGGCGGGTCGGCGGTCGCACCCACGAGATCTCCCGCCTCATCGGCCGCTCCCTGCGCGGCATTATTGACGTGGCCGCCCTGGGAGAGAACACGATCACCCTGGACTGCGACGTCCTGCAGGCCGACGGCGGCACCCGCACCGCCGCCATCACAGGCGCCTACATCGCTCTGGCCGACGCCGTCGCCTGGGCCACCGCCCAGAGCCTGATCAAGCCCCGGGCGGGCAGTCCCGTCCTGTCCGACTCGCTGTCGGCGATCAGCGTCGGCATCGTTGACGGCGCCCCCCGCCTGGACCTGCCCTACGAGGAGGACGTGCGGGCGCACACAGACATGAACGTCGTCCAGACCGGGGCGGGCAAGTTCATCGAGGTGCAGGGCACCGCCGAACACGCCCCCTTCAACCGCGACGAGCTGTGTGCCCTGCTGGACCTGGCCGCCAAGGGCAACGCCGAACTGGCGGAGCTGCAGGCCCGCGCGCTGGCCGGTCCGACCGGCGAGGCCTTCACCGTCCGCTCCGGCGAACGGGGCTGA
- the rdgB gene encoding RdgB/HAM1 family non-canonical purine NTP pyrophosphatase codes for MAPPTASVAVPPGAHLVLATRNPGKLAELQAILAPLVPGLAPETIISAAALNVPAPVENGLTFAANARIKARALAEASGLPAVADDSGLCVDVLGGAPGVFSARWCGRHGDDDANLRLLLAQIADVADEHRGARFTCAAVLVRPGAADDLVVERSMEGRILRSPRGEGGFGYDPVFVPAAEDAPGGAGRTTAQMSAREKNAISHRGRAFRALAPALVELLTA; via the coding sequence ATGGCGCCGCCGACGGCGTCGGTCGCGGTCCCGCCCGGCGCCCACCTGGTCCTGGCCACCCGCAACCCCGGCAAGCTCGCCGAGCTGCAGGCCATTCTCGCCCCGCTCGTGCCCGGCTTGGCCCCGGAGACGATTATTTCGGCGGCCGCGCTGAACGTGCCCGCGCCGGTCGAGAACGGGCTCACCTTCGCGGCCAACGCGCGGATCAAGGCCCGGGCCCTGGCGGAGGCGAGCGGGCTGCCCGCCGTCGCCGACGACTCGGGGCTGTGCGTGGACGTGCTCGGCGGGGCACCGGGGGTCTTCTCGGCGCGCTGGTGCGGCCGTCACGGCGACGACGACGCCAACCTGCGGCTCCTGCTCGCCCAGATCGCCGACGTCGCCGACGAGCACCGCGGGGCGCGCTTCACCTGCGCGGCGGTGCTCGTGCGCCCCGGCGCCGCCGACGACCTCGTCGTCGAGCGCTCGATGGAGGGCCGGATCCTGCGCTCGCCGCGCGGCGAGGGCGGCTTCGGCTACGACCCCGTTTTCGTGCCCGCGGCGGAGGACGCGCCGGGCGGCGCCGGGCGGACGACGGCGCAGATGAGCGCGCGGGAGAAGAACGCGATCTCCCACCGCGGCCGGGCCTTCCGCGCCCTCGCCCCCGCCCTGGTCGAACTCCTCACCGCCTGA
- a CDS encoding GNAT family N-acetyltransferase produces MRIPARHLTCVAPAHTGGLLALCALDPVSGVCLAQQVGRWRSWNDGDVVALGRPARPAGAAWATGSLLPFGLAPRPGLGHDGAARRQVQALAEHAGARLTRNGSVYGPAADVAAVWPHLADCGLRSREERWVQPLLVAPQETGALIRDAVRRHPAVGWAAESLHAATLGEEELVLPASIDMFTGEVGYDPTSAGGAYARHVNWLVAARRSYIVVDDGEGHPPLPGGPRRVAFKVDVGALWNPVPGREGGVAQLTGVWTRSDLRGRGLASVALAAAIEAVRARHVGARGTVSLYVNDFNTAALGLYGRLGFERAGTFATVLL; encoded by the coding sequence ATGAGGATCCCGGCCCGGCACCTGACCTGCGTCGCCCCCGCGCACACCGGGGGGCTGCTCGCGCTGTGCGCCCTCGACCCGGTCAGCGGCGTGTGCCTGGCCCAGCAGGTGGGGCGCTGGCGCTCCTGGAACGACGGCGACGTCGTCGCGTTGGGCCGGCCCGCGCGCCCGGCCGGCGCCGCCTGGGCCACCGGCTCGCTCCTGCCCTTCGGCCTGGCGCCCCGGCCCGGGCTCGGCCACGACGGCGCCGCCCGCCGGCAGGTGCAGGCCCTGGCCGAGCACGCCGGGGCGCGCCTGACCCGCAACGGCTCGGTCTACGGGCCCGCCGCGGACGTGGCCGCGGTGTGGCCGCACCTGGCCGACTGCGGTCTGCGTTCGCGCGAGGAGCGCTGGGTCCAGCCGCTCCTAGTGGCCCCGCAGGAGACCGGGGCGCTGATCCGGGACGCCGTGCGGCGCCACCCGGCCGTGGGCTGGGCGGCCGAGAGCCTTCACGCCGCGACCCTGGGCGAGGAGGAACTCGTCCTGCCGGCCTCCATCGACATGTTTACCGGAGAGGTCGGCTACGACCCCACCTCCGCGGGGGGCGCCTACGCCCGGCACGTGAACTGGCTCGTGGCCGCACGGCGCAGTTACATCGTCGTCGACGACGGCGAGGGGCATCCGCCGCTGCCCGGCGGACCCCGCCGGGTGGCCTTCAAGGTCGACGTCGGGGCCCTGTGGAACCCGGTGCCCGGGCGGGAAGGCGGCGTCGCCCAGCTGACGGGGGTGTGGACCAGGTCGGACCTGCGCGGCAGGGGGTTGGCCTCGGTGGCCCTGGCGGCCGCGATCGAGGCGGTGCGGGCCCGGCACGTCGGGGCCCGGGGGACCGTGAGCCTGTACGTCAACGACTTCAACACGGCAGCCCTGGGCCTGTACGGGCGGCTGGGGTTCGAGCGCGCGGGCACCTTCGCCACCGTGCTCCTGTGA
- the ispG gene encoding flavodoxin-dependent (E)-4-hydroxy-3-methylbut-2-enyl-diphosphate synthase, whose product MTQAIALGIPTIREERPVLAPRRPTRKIKVGDRYVGGDAPITVQSMTTTKTHDIGATLQQIAELTAAGCDIVRVACPTDKDAAALPVIAKQSRIPVIADIHFNPKYVFAAIEAGCGAVRVNPGNIRKFDDQVAEICKAASDHGVSLRIGVNAGSLDRRLLKKYGRATPEALVESAVWEAGLFEECGFHDFKISVKHHDVVTMVQAYQLLSERGDWPLHLGVTEAGPAFQGTIKSCAAFGTLLAQGIGDTIRVSLSAPPVEEVKVGTKLLEFMGLRERKLEIVSCPSCGRAQVDVWTLAEEVEAGLKDVKAPLRVAVMGCVVNGPGEAREADLGCASGNGKGQIFVHGKVVETVPEARVVETLLRHAQDMADTLTAELGEEALAGTRPAVVASA is encoded by the coding sequence GTGACTCAAGCGATCGCCCTTGGCATCCCTACCATTCGCGAGGAGCGTCCCGTTCTGGCGCCGCGCAGGCCCACCCGCAAGATCAAGGTGGGGGACCGGTACGTGGGCGGCGATGCACCGATCACGGTCCAGTCCATGACGACCACCAAGACCCACGACATCGGCGCCACCCTCCAGCAGATCGCCGAACTGACGGCAGCCGGCTGCGACATTGTGCGCGTGGCCTGCCCCACGGACAAGGACGCCGCCGCCCTGCCCGTCATCGCCAAGCAGTCCCGCATCCCGGTCATCGCCGACATCCACTTCAATCCCAAATACGTCTTCGCGGCCATTGAGGCCGGGTGCGGGGCGGTGCGCGTCAACCCGGGCAATATCCGCAAATTCGACGACCAGGTCGCCGAGATCTGCAAGGCGGCCTCCGACCACGGCGTCTCCCTGCGCATCGGCGTCAACGCCGGCAGCCTCGACAGGCGCCTGCTCAAGAAGTACGGCCGGGCCACGCCCGAGGCGCTGGTCGAGTCGGCCGTGTGGGAGGCCGGACTGTTCGAGGAGTGCGGCTTCCACGACTTCAAGATCTCCGTCAAGCACCACGACGTGGTCACCATGGTCCAGGCCTACCAGTTGCTGTCCGAGAGGGGCGACTGGCCCCTGCACCTGGGGGTGACCGAGGCCGGCCCCGCCTTCCAGGGCACCATCAAGTCCTGCGCCGCCTTCGGCACGCTGCTCGCCCAGGGCATCGGCGACACGATCCGGGTCTCCCTGTCCGCCCCGCCGGTGGAGGAGGTCAAGGTCGGCACCAAGCTGCTGGAGTTCATGGGCCTGCGCGAGCGCAAGCTCGAGATCGTCTCCTGCCCGTCGTGCGGGCGCGCCCAGGTGGACGTGTGGACCCTGGCCGAGGAGGTCGAGGCGGGGCTCAAGGACGTCAAGGCGCCTCTGCGCGTGGCCGTCATGGGCTGCGTCGTCAACGGGCCCGGCGAGGCGCGCGAGGCCGACCTGGGCTGCGCCTCGGGCAACGGCAAGGGCCAGATCTTCGTGCACGGCAAGGTCGTCGAGACCGTCCCCGAGGCTCGGGTGGTCGAGACCCTCCTGCGGCACGCCCAGGACATGGCCGACACCCTCACGGCCGAACTCGGCGAGGAGGCCCTGGCCGGCACCCGCCCCGCCGTCGTCGCAAGCGCGTAG
- the mvk gene encoding mevalonate kinase, which translates to MDRHSPAREGHGRTWAKAILLGEHSVVYGHPAVALPLHDLRMRATAVPVHGPSRLRSLDYCGPIDRAGPRFACIVKAFEVAREFSGRLDQSFEVTTRSDFPHERGLGSSAAAAGAIIRAVLDACRREATASELFALTQTAEKVAHGRPSGLDAAATCSPCPIWFQGGQMRPLSQRIEDARLVIADSGVHGSTREAVGGLRRRYEEDTGTVGPLIGALGALARTAIAALNDGDAPALGAAMDRAHAVLAELGLSLPVLDDLTGAARRAGALGAKLTGGGLGGCTIALADGPRAADRIRAALEHAGAAATWTYRMRVSEVDG; encoded by the coding sequence ATGGACAGGCACTCCCCCGCTCGCGAGGGGCACGGCCGCACCTGGGCGAAGGCCATCCTCCTGGGCGAGCACTCCGTCGTGTACGGGCACCCCGCCGTGGCCCTGCCGCTGCACGATCTGCGGATGCGGGCCACGGCCGTCCCCGTCCACGGCCCTTCGAGGCTGCGCAGCCTCGACTACTGCGGCCCCATCGACCGGGCCGGGCCCCGGTTCGCCTGCATTGTGAAGGCCTTCGAGGTGGCCCGGGAGTTCTCCGGGCGCCTGGACCAGTCCTTCGAGGTCACCACCCGCAGCGACTTCCCCCACGAGCGCGGACTGGGCTCGTCGGCCGCCGCCGCGGGCGCCATTATCCGCGCCGTCCTGGACGCCTGTCGGCGCGAGGCCACCGCCAGCGAGCTGTTCGCGCTCACGCAGACGGCCGAGAAGGTCGCCCACGGCAGGCCGTCCGGACTGGATGCGGCCGCGACCTGCTCCCCCTGCCCCATCTGGTTCCAGGGCGGCCAGATGCGCCCCCTGTCCCAACGCATCGAGGACGCCCGCCTGGTCATCGCCGACTCGGGCGTTCACGGCAGCACCCGCGAGGCCGTCGGCGGCCTGCGCCGGCGCTACGAGGAGGACACCGGGACCGTCGGCCCGCTCATCGGCGCCCTGGGTGCACTCGCCCGCACGGCGATCGCGGCACTGAACGACGGCGACGCCCCCGCCCTGGGGGCGGCCATGGACCGGGCGCACGCGGTGCTCGCCGAGCTCGGCCTGAGCCTGCCGGTCCTCGACGATCTCACCGGGGCCGCCCGCCGGGCCGGGGCGCTGGGAGCCAAGCTCACCGGCGGGGGGCTGGGCGGATGCACGATCGCGCTGGCGGACGGCCCACGGGCCGCCGACCGCATCCGCGCCGCACTGGAGCACGCCGGGGCAGCGGCGACGTGGACCTACCGCATGCGCGTCAGCGAGGTGGACGGATGA
- the mvaD gene encoding diphosphomevalonate decarboxylase has product MTPAPAATASANTNIALIKYWGKADESLTIPTASSLSLTLGGTRTTTTVSFDDGADGADAVTINGAAPGGTARARVTRFLDLVRARAGLTAAASVVSSSVVPLAAGLASSAAGFAALAAAASRAAGMDLDDRALSRLARRGSGSAARSVFGGLVLWNAGVDDATSYAEPVETAGAVGAGLDPAMVVIVLCEGRKTIGSTEAMRATMRTSPLYPAWVEAGREDLRSALAAVRERDLPRLGEVVEANALGMHAAMIASRPSIMYWLPRTIEALHAVRAVREEGLPAWATIDAGPNVKVLTRGADADAVAAALRDRLPGAAVSVRRPGGGVRIEDTP; this is encoded by the coding sequence ATGACCCCTGCCCCCGCCGCGACGGCCAGCGCCAACACCAATATCGCCCTTATCAAGTACTGGGGCAAGGCGGACGAGTCGCTGACGATCCCCACCGCCTCGAGCCTGTCCCTCACCCTGGGCGGTACCCGGACCACCACCACGGTCTCCTTCGACGATGGCGCCGACGGCGCCGACGCCGTGACTATCAACGGCGCGGCCCCCGGCGGGACGGCCCGGGCCCGGGTGACCCGCTTCCTCGATCTCGTGCGCGCGCGGGCGGGCCTGACGGCCGCGGCGAGCGTCGTCTCCTCCTCCGTGGTGCCGCTGGCGGCCGGCCTGGCGAGTTCGGCGGCGGGCTTCGCCGCGCTCGCCGCGGCCGCCTCGCGGGCGGCGGGCATGGACCTGGACGACCGCGCGCTGTCCCGGCTCGCCCGGCGCGGCTCGGGCTCGGCCGCACGCTCGGTCTTCGGCGGGCTGGTGCTGTGGAACGCCGGCGTCGATGACGCCACCTCCTACGCCGAGCCCGTCGAGACCGCCGGGGCCGTCGGGGCCGGCCTGGACCCGGCCATGGTCGTGATTGTGCTCTGCGAGGGACGCAAGACCATCGGCAGCACCGAGGCCATGCGGGCGACCATGCGCACCTCCCCGCTCTACCCCGCCTGGGTCGAGGCCGGCCGCGAGGACCTGCGCTCGGCGCTGGCGGCGGTGCGCGAGCGCGACCTGCCGCGCCTGGGCGAGGTCGTCGAGGCCAACGCCCTGGGGATGCACGCCGCCATGATCGCCTCCCGCCCCTCCATTATGTACTGGCTGCCGCGCACGATCGAGGCGCTGCACGCGGTCCGCGCCGTGCGCGAGGAGGGACTGCCCGCCTGGGCGACCATTGACGCCGGCCCGAACGTGAAGGTCCTGACCCGCGGCGCCGACGCCGACGCCGTCGCCGCCGCCCTGCGCGACCGCCTCCCCGGCGCGGCGGTGTCGGTCAGACGCCCGGGCGGCGGCGTGCGCATCGAGGACACCCCGTGA
- the fni gene encoding type 2 isopentenyl-diphosphate Delta-isomerase, translating to MTRSAPGKLYIAGEYAVVEPGHRAVLVAVDRFITVRASPAEGSGRISSDLYRTGPLTWRRRPEDGAVQVPGRSGDYVVSAIRAVERMVREAGGTPRFFDLDISSELDGAGGRKLGLGSSSAVTVAAVRAVAGLYGLPLDDTAVYKLAMLASDAVQPIGSGGDIAAAAFTGWVGYASPDRAWLRRARTRMSAGELVRADWPGLVIRRLPAPGLDLRAGWTGAPASTPRLVAGVRAGAHGDDAAYADFLRGSEACLDCLTRAIEEDDSRGVMDLIGQSRRLLLGLARTSGITIETPQLGRLVDIAREHGAAAKSSGAGGGDCGIALCPPTVDAPAMCAAWEAAGIAPLDLAVHSRPEGRLINRPASPAESERASRKDEHLELAMRLHGTDRPNAFDDVAFVHHALPGTGTEAVDTGTTVCGARWPVPFYINAMTGGTRATAAVNADLAGAAADAGVAIACGSQHIALRDPERAEGFRVIRREAPNAFVLANVGPTLAPEQAVRAVEMLRADALQIHLNAAQELVMPEGDRDFRGWTERIAAIVAAVDVPVVVKEVGFGLSRRTIAELERTGVGAVDVAGAGGTDFIAIENERRPRRDYSYLTGWGQSTALCLLEALGGGEPVGLPVLASGGVRHPLDVVRALALGADAVGVSGHFLRTLVETGADGLRRELRTWTDHVRTLMTLLGASDVEQLRRTDVLVTGRTAEQARLFGVDPGRLAHRSARRTSMTLGATSADAAGSAPHACTDDAHTHS from the coding sequence GTGACGCGCAGCGCCCCCGGCAAGCTCTATATCGCCGGCGAGTACGCCGTCGTCGAGCCCGGCCACCGGGCGGTGCTGGTCGCCGTCGACCGCTTCATCACCGTGCGGGCCTCGCCCGCCGAAGGATCCGGCCGCATCAGCTCCGACCTGTACAGGACCGGCCCCCTGACCTGGCGTCGCCGCCCGGAGGACGGGGCGGTGCAGGTGCCGGGGCGGTCGGGCGACTACGTGGTCTCGGCCATCCGCGCCGTCGAGCGGATGGTGCGGGAGGCTGGCGGGACGCCGCGGTTCTTCGACCTGGACATCTCCAGCGAGCTGGACGGTGCCGGCGGGCGCAAACTCGGCCTGGGCTCCTCCTCGGCGGTGACTGTGGCCGCGGTGCGGGCCGTGGCGGGCCTCTACGGTCTGCCCCTGGACGACACGGCCGTCTACAAGCTGGCCATGCTGGCCTCCGACGCCGTCCAGCCCATCGGGTCCGGGGGCGATATCGCCGCCGCCGCCTTCACCGGCTGGGTCGGCTACGCCTCCCCCGACCGCGCGTGGCTGCGCCGGGCGCGCACCCGCATGAGCGCGGGCGAACTGGTGCGCGCGGACTGGCCGGGCCTGGTCATCCGCCGCCTGCCCGCCCCGGGGCTGGACCTGCGCGCAGGATGGACCGGCGCCCCCGCCTCCACCCCGCGCCTGGTGGCGGGCGTCCGGGCCGGCGCGCACGGGGACGACGCCGCCTACGCCGACTTCCTGCGGGGCAGCGAGGCCTGCCTGGACTGCCTGACGCGGGCGATCGAGGAGGACGACTCCCGGGGGGTCATGGATCTGATCGGGCAGAGCCGCCGGCTCCTGCTGGGCCTGGCCCGCACCAGCGGCATCACCATCGAGACCCCCCAGTTGGGCCGACTCGTGGACATCGCCCGGGAGCACGGGGCGGCGGCCAAGAGCTCGGGCGCCGGGGGCGGGGACTGCGGCATCGCCCTGTGCCCGCCGACCGTGGACGCGCCCGCCATGTGCGCGGCCTGGGAGGCGGCGGGCATCGCGCCCCTGGACCTGGCGGTCCACTCGCGTCCGGAGGGCCGCCTCATAAACCGGCCCGCCAGCCCCGCGGAGTCGGAGCGCGCCTCCCGCAAGGACGAGCACCTGGAGCTGGCCATGCGCCTGCACGGGACGGACCGGCCCAACGCCTTCGACGACGTGGCCTTCGTCCACCACGCCCTGCCGGGCACCGGCACCGAGGCGGTCGACACGGGCACGACCGTGTGCGGCGCGCGCTGGCCGGTCCCCTTCTACATCAACGCGATGACCGGGGGCACGCGGGCCACGGCGGCCGTCAACGCCGACCTGGCCGGGGCGGCCGCCGACGCGGGCGTCGCCATCGCCTGCGGCTCCCAGCACATCGCCCTGAGGGATCCGGAGCGCGCCGAAGGCTTCCGTGTCATCCGCCGGGAGGCGCCGAACGCCTTCGTCCTGGCCAATGTGGGACCGACGCTCGCCCCGGAGCAGGCGGTGCGCGCCGTCGAGATGCTCCGGGCCGACGCCCTGCAGATCCACCTCAATGCGGCCCAGGAGCTGGTCATGCCCGAGGGCGACCGGGACTTCCGCGGCTGGACCGAGCGAATCGCCGCCATCGTCGCGGCCGTGGACGTGCCGGTGGTGGTCAAGGAGGTGGGGTTCGGACTCTCGCGCCGCACGATCGCGGAGCTGGAGCGGACCGGCGTCGGGGCCGTCGACGTGGCCGGCGCCGGCGGCACGGACTTCATCGCCATCGAGAACGAGCGGCGCCCCCGCCGGGACTACTCCTACCTGACCGGCTGGGGCCAGTCGACGGCGCTGTGCCTCCTGGAGGCGCTGGGCGGCGGCGAGCCCGTCGGCCTGCCGGTGCTCGCCTCGGGGGGCGTGCGCCACCCCCTCGACGTCGTGCGCGCGCTCGCGCTGGGGGCGGATGCGGTCGGCGTCTCGGGGCACTTCCTGCGCACCCTGGTCGAGACCGGTGCCGACGGGCTGCGGCGCGAGCTGCGCACGTGGACCGACCATGTGCGCACGCTCATGACCCTGCTGGGAGCATCCGACGTCGAGCAGCTGCGCCGTACGGACGTGCTGGTGACGGGGCGCACCGCCGAGCAGGCGCGTCTGTTCGGCGTGGACCCGGGGCGCCTCGCCCACCGCTCGGCGCGCCGCACTTCGATGACACTCGGCGCGACCAGTGCCGATGCCGCCGGCTCGGCACCGCACGCCTGTACCGATGACGCACACACTCACTCGTAA
- a CDS encoding tripartite tricarboxylate transporter permease — protein sequence MTAQLVLMMLAAVLGAVVLYTFIGFVPGTDETSVLAPVTLAIVLAGAPPQVVLAFFISAVVTLNLMNGIPTALVGLPGGVMSAPLMDHSVLLRGKGLASSTIRKMAVGSAIGTLVSIPLSFALAGMLAPFAAPIKAQTPVILAAGAVLLALLGKNRILSLVAIIPLALMFQALPALYRSTGVISEDDSVNISFFLGITVGPMLITLLELLNAKRRAALPHGSRTRATLLRSGFDSQELVPARLISGSEGLWSAAMAAVSTPLFVLSPVGLTFLLGEASAARQKKDPVLRAQRAVTVMSALTHSTYLAGVIIPLVALGIPVSGVSAGPAGPLFKAPPVYDLDNNLHHQLQMIDFIGVVALGALISVAITYVIAVRWSSQITYFVMRRIPHEAVLALFAAFILLLAYIDAGVPNMFGVLLVGVVCGAFNRLGVSYGVQFMTLYAAPGIVTALASLA from the coding sequence ATGACCGCGCAGCTCGTTCTCATGATGCTGGCGGCGGTGCTCGGCGCCGTCGTGCTCTACACCTTCATCGGATTCGTCCCCGGCACCGACGAGACGAGCGTGCTCGCGCCCGTCACCCTGGCCATCGTCCTGGCCGGCGCCCCGCCGCAGGTGGTGCTCGCCTTCTTCATCTCGGCGGTGGTCACGCTCAATCTCATGAACGGCATACCCACGGCGCTGGTGGGCCTTCCGGGCGGGGTGATGTCGGCCCCGCTCATGGACCACTCCGTGCTCCTGCGCGGCAAGGGCCTGGCCTCGAGCACCATCAGGAAGATGGCGGTCGGCTCCGCCATAGGGACCCTGGTCTCCATTCCTCTCAGCTTCGCCCTGGCGGGAATGCTCGCCCCCTTCGCCGCGCCGATCAAAGCCCAGACCCCCGTCATCCTGGCGGCGGGGGCGGTGCTCCTGGCGCTGCTCGGCAAGAACCGGATCCTCTCGCTGGTGGCGATCATCCCCCTGGCGCTCATGTTCCAGGCGCTTCCGGCGCTCTACCGCTCGACCGGCGTCATCTCCGAGGACGACAGCGTGAACATCTCCTTCTTCCTGGGGATCACGGTGGGGCCCATGCTCATCACCCTGCTCGAACTGCTCAACGCCAAGCGCCGCGCGGCCCTCCCGCACGGCAGCCGCACGAGGGCGACGCTCCTGCGCTCCGGATTCGACTCGCAGGAGCTGGTGCCCGCCCGCCTGATCTCCGGCTCCGAGGGCCTGTGGAGCGCCGCCATGGCGGCGGTCTCGACGCCCCTGTTCGTCCTGAGCCCCGTCGGCCTGACCTTCCTGCTGGGGGAGGCCTCCGCGGCCCGCCAGAAGAAGGATCCCGTGCTGCGCGCCCAGCGCGCCGTGACCGTCATGAGCGCGCTGACGCACTCGACGTATCTCGCCGGCGTCATTATCCCGCTCGTGGCGCTGGGAATTCCCGTTTCGGGGGTCTCTGCGGGGCCCGCGGGACCGCTGTTCAAGGCGCCGCCCGTCTACGACCTGGACAATAATCTGCACCACCAGCTGCAGATGATCGATTTCATCGGAGTCGTCGCCCTGGGCGCGCTGATCTCCGTCGCCATCACCTACGTCATCGCGGTCCGCTGGTCCTCGCAGATCACCTATTTCGTCATGCGGCGCATTCCCCACGAGGCGGTGCTGGCGCTGTTCGCGGCGTTCATCCTGCTGCTGGCCTATATCGACGCGGGCGTCCCGAATATGTTCGGGGTGCTGCTCGTCGGCGTGGTGTGCGGGGCGTTCAACCGCCTCGGGGTCTCCTACGGCGTGCAATTCATGACGCTCTACGCCGCACCCGGGATCGTCACGGCCCTGGCCTCCCTGGCCTGA